From Brochothrix thermosphacta DSM 20171 = FSL F6-1036, a single genomic window includes:
- a CDS encoding winged helix-turn-helix transcriptional regulator has protein sequence MYLNEFDATMKHIQGKWKIVIMYELYERKVVRFNELQRYIASISPKTLTNQLKEMEKDGLIKRVVYPVVPPHVEYSLTPKGDSLIPVLNVICNWGLSVIPSDQLQRTLCDE, from the coding sequence ATGTATTTAAATGAATTTGATGCCACTATGAAGCACATTCAAGGCAAATGGAAAATTGTGATTATGTATGAATTATATGAAAGAAAAGTTGTACGGTTTAATGAATTACAACGGTACATTGCTTCAATATCACCTAAAACCTTAACGAATCAATTGAAAGAAATGGAAAAAGACGGCCTCATTAAACGTGTCGTTTATCCTGTTGTTCCCCCACATGTCGAGTATTCATTGACACCCAAAGGCGACTCACTGATTCCGGTTTTAAATGTCATTTGTAATTGGGGATTAAGCGTTATTCCTAGCGATCAATTGCAACGCACCTTATGCGATGAATAA
- a CDS encoding iron-containing alcohol dehydrogenase has product MIQPFDFYNPTHIVFGPERLNELDSLIPQEARVLILFGGESARRFGTIDKVREGLGKRTVLEFAGVEANPTYETLMKAVAVVKDEKIDFLLAVGGGSVIDGTKFVAAAAEFDGDPIDMFGGGIGKQLPIHSALPFGSVLTLPATASEMNAGSVITFVEKGAKLGFGSAHTFPKFSFLDPTLTYTLPKRQLANGIVDAFVHIFEQYMTYDAGALVTDRFSEGLLQTLIEIGPRVVNDSEPDYNDRANFMWAATNALNGVLRPGVPQDWATHMIGHEITNLFHIDHARTLAAILPAMLTVRKTQKQSKLLQYGERVWGITTGTDDERITAAIDKTAAFLESLEVPTSLSAYDLTAKDVDALVANLIAHDQVKLSEHGDLTPEISREILLASL; this is encoded by the coding sequence ATGATACAACCATTTGATTTTTATAACCCTACCCATATCGTGTTTGGACCTGAGCGTTTAAATGAATTGGATTCATTAATCCCACAGGAAGCACGTGTTTTAATTTTATTCGGTGGCGAGTCTGCTCGTCGTTTTGGAACAATTGATAAAGTCCGTGAAGGATTAGGCAAACGTACTGTTTTGGAATTTGCTGGCGTTGAAGCTAACCCTACCTATGAAACACTGATGAAAGCTGTCGCTGTTGTGAAAGACGAAAAAATCGATTTCTTATTAGCTGTCGGTGGTGGTTCTGTTATTGATGGGACTAAATTTGTTGCTGCTGCAGCGGAATTTGATGGCGATCCTATTGATATGTTTGGTGGCGGTATTGGTAAACAATTACCCATCCATTCAGCATTACCATTCGGTAGCGTTTTAACGCTTCCTGCCACTGCCTCAGAAATGAACGCAGGTAGTGTCATTACTTTCGTTGAAAAAGGGGCTAAATTAGGTTTTGGGAGTGCACATACCTTCCCTAAATTCTCTTTCTTAGATCCAACTTTGACCTATACTTTACCAAAACGTCAATTAGCCAATGGGATTGTTGATGCCTTTGTTCATATCTTTGAGCAATACATGACTTACGATGCTGGCGCTCTTGTCACTGATCGTTTTTCTGAAGGTTTATTACAAACATTAATTGAAATTGGACCTCGTGTTGTGAATGATTCAGAACCCGACTACAATGATCGTGCCAACTTTATGTGGGCAGCAACAAACGCATTAAATGGCGTTTTACGTCCAGGCGTGCCACAAGATTGGGCAACACATATGATTGGACATGAAATTACCAACCTCTTCCATATTGACCATGCACGTACATTAGCTGCTATTTTACCAGCAATGCTAACTGTCCGCAAAACACAAAAACAATCAAAATTATTACAATACGGCGAGCGTGTTTGGGGTATCACAACAGGAACTGACGACGAACGAATCACTGCTGCTATCGACAAAACAGCTGCTTTCCTTGAGTCATTAGAAGTTCCTACATCGCTTAGCGCGTATGACCTAACTGCTAAAGATGTTGATGCCCTTGTGGCAAACTTGATTGCACATGATCAAGTGAAATTATCAGAACATGGTGATTTAACACCTGAGATTAGTCGTGAAATATTGTTAGCAAGCCTTTAA
- a CDS encoding viroplasmin family protein, with translation MAKQKFYAIKKGHRVGIVNTWAECQALTKGYSGAIYKSFPTKKEAEDFVQGINSAQPAHIVAYNPGELVAYVDGSYNKNTEEFSYGMVIIDNDKVIHQEGRKFKNEFSPMRNVAGEVYGAKRAIEYASELGKDVGIYYDYTGIEHWAKGEWKTNNTLTKGYREYVSSINNIKITFHKVAAHTGVEYNEMVDQIAKQALFG, from the coding sequence ATGGCAAAACAAAAATTTTATGCAATCAAGAAAGGCCATCGAGTGGGAATTGTTAATACATGGGCGGAATGCCAAGCGTTAACTAAAGGATACTCTGGAGCGATATACAAAAGTTTCCCCACAAAAAAAGAGGCTGAAGACTTTGTTCAAGGGATTAATAGTGCACAACCAGCACACATTGTGGCTTATAATCCAGGTGAATTAGTGGCATACGTCGATGGTAGTTACAACAAAAACACGGAAGAATTTTCATACGGTATGGTGATTATTGATAATGATAAAGTCATCCATCAAGAAGGTCGCAAATTTAAAAATGAATTTTCACCGATGCGTAACGTTGCAGGGGAAGTTTATGGTGCAAAACGGGCGATTGAATACGCGTCAGAATTAGGCAAAGATGTCGGTATTTATTATGATTATACCGGCATTGAGCACTGGGCTAAAGGCGAATGGAAAACAAATAATACTCTAACAAAAGGTTATCGCGAATATGTCAGTTCAATCAATAATATTAAGATTACTTTCCATAAAGTTGCAGCGCATACAGGTGTAGAATACAATGAAATGGTCGATCAAATCGCTAAGCAAGCTTTGTTTGGCTAG